A region of the Oncorhynchus nerka isolate Pitt River linkage group LG9a, Oner_Uvic_2.0, whole genome shotgun sequence genome:
cacacGAGTGTCTAGGGTTTAATGAGAATGGTGCGACATTCATCAACTAGCTGACTAGATATTTTTTGTGAGGTCAAAGGAGAAAGGCTAGAATTGTGCAAGCTTATacgcgggccacaaacaggcaaataatggtacagtacaacagtggtgtgcagaacagcATCTCGTAACGCACAACTTGTCACAGatgatgggctattgcagcagacgaccacactgggttccactcctatcagctaaaaataaGAAGCAGCAGCAATAGTGGGCACGTGATCACCAACACTGGgaaattgaggagtggaaaaacattgcctggtcatGATGAATCCTGGTTCTTCTTGCATCATTCTGATGGCAGAGTCCATTGCCCTATCCtacctggtgtcaacggtacaggctggtggcggtggtgtagggaatgttttcctggcacacgctaggtcccttgataccaattaaGCAACGCTTGAACGCCACAGAGTATCTGGATATTGTTGTTGACCAGATGCATCCCTTCATGGCTACAGGCCACTGACTGTACGTAACAATGGCTAACTGAACTTTAACACCTTCTCATAAAGAAAGTCTTGCATGATGCAGAGGTTGTTAATCTGTCCGCCACAAGTCTTTAGTGTCAGACTCCTAATGAAAACACCATAACAGAGCTTACATTAACATAAAACACAGGTGACGCACTAGTTTGGGGGTAAGTCTCAGTGGAAAAGCACCaatagatgtcattggaaaatACACCAAACTTAACATATAAGGACAAAGAAGTGATCCTTTTCTGATCAAAATAATGCTATAATGCACATGACATGGAATGTCTCAAGTTCACACTCCCTTTGACTCAGGTCTCTGGGGGATTGTGAATAATGCGGGAGTCCTGGGCTATGTGGCAGATGGAGAGATTCTTCCTGTGAGAGTATACAGGAACTGCTTGGCAGTGAACTTCCTTGCTGCAGTAGAGGTCTCTCAGGTGTTTCTTCCACTGCTCCGACACTCCAGGGGCAGGCTAGTCAACGTCTGCAGTATGGCAGGTAACATATCTGGACTGGTTATTGTCAAAACAAAAGGGTTAGGATTGACCTTGAGCAGTCACTCGCAAGTTATACTGGCTACTATCCCACTTATGACACCAATGCAATTTCAAAGCAAGTACAGTTGGCCAAGAACCCCCACTACTACTCAGACAGCCTTTATTAGGTGAGGAAACTGTAAATATAACTAATCTTCTATCCGTAGCCAGCTTGACTTGCAACTCTGTGCTCAAGGTTAATCCTATCCCTTTCCTGATGATAAACCTAAAATCTATTTGTGCAGGTGATGTGCCCGTTCCTGGGTTTGTGGCCTATGGAGCATCCAAAGCAGCCCTGAACaccttctctggagtgatgagatTAGAGTTGGCCAGATGGGGTGTCAATGTATCCACAATTCAACCTGCAGGCTTCAGGACAAGTATGTATAATAAATAATGATTATTCAGTTATATGACAGTTTAAAATGAAAATGCTATGACCTGAGACAGCGAAGAAGTTCAGTACCGTTCTTCAGCGCTCTTAGTTGAGGAAATTGACCCTCTACTGCTGTTTACTTTGTGTATTGCTAAGTCTACTGTACCTTTCAATAAATTGGTTTCCCCCTTTTGATTTACTTAATCAACAAACAGACTTGTCTATCATTTGGTTGAAAACACAGATATTTTCGGTAGCAGTGATGACTGGAGCCGTTACCAAGAGGAGATCTTCACCTCTCTATCTCAGGATGTCCGGAAGGACTACGGCGAGGCCTACATCTCCTCACTCCAGGCACGCTTTGCCAAGATGGCCGTCATGTCCTCAGAGGACCTGCGTCCCGTGCTAGATGACATGTGCCACGCCCTAATGTCAGTGGCCCCCAGACCCGTCTACACCCCTGGCCAGTCTGCCTGGCTCATTCCCTGCCTCCACCGCCTCTGCCCCACACGGTTCTATGACATGATTATTACAAGTCTGTTTCAGTTCAATAGCAGTCTGCCAGCTGGGCTCCAGGCAGGAGCCTCAGTGGGTTCGAAGACTTGATAATATGTGAGATAACTGATATGTGATGTCGGGCTATTCTTTCCCAAGGTTGTTTACGGGAATGCTTCCATAGATTAGTATCTCCATCTTCCCTCATGCTTGGTTGGCAGAGAAATGTGACTGTTGGCTTTGTACTTTTTTGGCAGCTTCATAAGCAAGGCTATTGAAAACCCTTGTTATTGTTTGAATTTAGTATGTTTTTGTAAATTTCTCACAAAATAAGACAAGCCACCACATTGGGTAACAGTTTTAATTAAACTATACCCTGGTCCATGGTACAAGGATGTGGGCTTCATTTCCTGTGTTCATAAGCCTCAATGCATCTTGAAGAAATGTACTTTTAAAAAGAG
Encoded here:
- the hsd17b2 gene encoding estradiol 17-beta-dehydrogenase 2 isoform X1, translating into MESVDIEFWYFSSLYTIVTALYIGAIITKARGSHDREYWTFALLALGGPLCFLALPGYRSLLFLTCSLWLCYVVLGRRVDMLTMHGRAVLITGCDTGFGHALARRISDLGVTVFAGVLDETSPGAVELKRLGSEGLQVLQLDVTDAAQIERAHHYICTQVGDAGLWGIVNNAGVLGYVADGEILPVRVYRNCLAVNFLAAVEVSQVFLPLLRHSRGRLVNVCSMAGDVPVPGFVAYGASKAALNTFSGVMRLELARWGVNVSTIQPAGFRTNIFGSSDDWSRYQEEIFTSLSQDVRKDYGEAYISSLQARFAKMAVMSSEDLRPVLDDMCHALMSVAPRPVYTPGQSAWLIPCLHRLCPTRFYDMIITSLFQFNSSLPAGLQAGASVGSKT
- the hsd17b2 gene encoding estradiol 17-beta-dehydrogenase 2 isoform X2, giving the protein MESVDIEFWYFSSLYTIVTALYIGAIITKARGSHDREYWTFALLALGGPLCFLALPGYRSLLFLTCSLWLCYVVLGRRVDMLTMHGRAVLITGCDTGFGHALARRISDLGVTVFAGVLDETSPGAVELKRLGSEGLQVLQLDVTDAAQIERAHHYICTQVGDAGDVPVPGFVAYGASKAALNTFSGVMRLELARWGVNVSTIQPAGFRTNIFGSSDDWSRYQEEIFTSLSQDVRKDYGEAYISSLQARFAKMAVMSSEDLRPVLDDMCHALMSVAPRPVYTPGQSAWLIPCLHRLCPTRFYDMIITSLFQFNSSLPAGLQAGASVGSKT